The Budorcas taxicolor isolate Tak-1 chromosome 18, Takin1.1, whole genome shotgun sequence genome window below encodes:
- the SPINT2 gene encoding kunitz-type protease inhibitor 2 produces MAQLCEPRRCGVLLALLASLLLSGAEAADEERGVHDFCHLPKKVGRCRASFPRWWYNVTDGSCQQFVYGGCDRNDNNYMTKEECLAKCAGVTENTTDERTRDKADSSVPSVPRRQDSDDLSGDIFSYEEHCIAKAVTGPCRAAFPRWYFNAEENSCDNFIYGGCRGNKNNYRSKEECMQQCFGKQLYPALPFGSKVVVLVGLFVMVLILLLGASVVCLIRVARRNQERTLRTVWSSGDDKEQLVKNSYVL; encoded by the exons ATGGCGCAGCTTTGTGAGCCGAGGCGGTGCGGGGTGCTCCTCGCCCTGCTGGCGTCGCTGCTCCTCTCCGGGGCTGAGGCGGCCGACGAAGAACGTGGCGTCCACG ATTTTTGCCACCTTCCCAAGAAAGTGGGAAGATGCCGGGCCTCCTTCCCTCGGTGGTGGTACAATGTTACTGACGGATCCTGCCAGCAGTTTGTGTATGGAGGCTGTGACAGGAACGACAATAATTACATGACCAAGGAGGAGTGTCTTGCGAAGTGTGCTGGTGTCACAG AGAACACCACTGATGAGCGGACCAGGGATAAAGCAGATTCCTCTGTCCCAAGTG TTCCCAGAAGGCAGGATTCTGATGACCTCTCCGGTGATATTTTCAGCTATGAAg AACACTGCATTGCCAAGGCCGTCACTGGGCCTTGCCGCGCAGCCTTCCCACGTTGGTACTTTAATGCCGAGGAGAACTCTTGTGATAACTTCATCTACGGAGGATGCCGGGGCAATAAAAACAACTATCGCTCCAAGGAGGAGTGCATGCAGCAATGCTTCG GCAAGCAGTTGTATCCTGCCCTGCCCTTCGGCAGTAAAG TGGTGGTCCTGGTGGGGCTGTTCGTGATGGTCCTGATCCTCTTGCTGGGAGCCTCCGTGGTCTGCCTGATCAGGGTGGCACGGAGGAACCAGGAGCGCACCCTCCGCACCGTCTGGAGCTCTGGGGATGACAAGGAGCAGCTGGTGAAGAACTCTTACGTCCTGTGA